The stretch of DNA GATCGCCCGGCGCTGGTGGCGGCGACGCCAGTTCCAGGCCCAGGAACGCGCCCGCGAGTCCGGCCGGCTCCAGGGCGGCGAACCACCTCTGGACGGCGCGGCGCTGCCGGAGGCCGGGCACCTTCCGGAGGATGGCCGTCGTCCGGACGCCGAGCACCTCCCCGATGACGAGCTGCACCACACTCCCGGCACGAAGGACGAGACCCCATGAGCCAAGGCGGCTTGCTCCGCTCCGCAGGCCAGGTCGCCGCCGGCACCCTGATGTCGCGGATCACCGGCTTCGCGCGCACCCTGGCGCTGGCCGCACTGCTCGGGTCGACGCTCACCAACGACGCCTACAACGTCGCCAACACGCTGCCCAACATGGTCTTCGAGCTGCTCCTCGGCGGCGTCCTGACCTCGGTCATCGTGCCGCTTCTGGTGCGGGCGGAGAAGGACGCCGAGGAGCGCGGCGGCGACCCGAACGCCTACGCGCAACGGCTGTTCACCCTCGCCACGCTCGGGCTGACCGCTGCCACGGTCGTCGGCATGCTCGCCTCCGGGCTGCTGGTCACCATGATGGGTCTGGGCCCGTCCCGCCCGAACCACGGCACCGCCACCCTCATGGCGGTGTTGCTGCTGCCACAGATGATCTTCTACGGCATCGGGGCGCTCGCGGGCGCCGTCCTGAACACTCGCGAGTCGTATCGCGCGTTCGCGTGGGCTCCGGTGCTGAACAACATCGTGGTCATCCTCGTGGCCGTCGGCATGATCTGGCTGCGCCAGGACCGCGCCGAGCTGTCGACCACCGGCGTGGTCGTCCTGTCGGTGGGGACGACGCTGGGCATCGTGGCGCAGGCGCTCGTGCTCATCCCGAGCTGGCGCAAGGCCGGCTTCCGATGGAAGTGGCGGACCGACTTCCGCGGAGTGGGGCTCGGTGAGCTGCGCTCGCTCGCGGGCTGGGTGCTGGCGTACGTGGTCATCGGGCAGATCGGGTTCATCGTCGCGACCAACGTGGCCAACGTCGCGTCCGCCCGTCTCACGCCGGGCGAGCAGTCGAAGTGGACCTACGCCGCGCTGCTGTTCCAGCTGCCGTACGGCATCCTCGGCGTGTCGCTGCTGACCGCGCTGATGCCCAAGATGTCCCGCGCGGCGCGCGACCACGACTGGCCGCGCGTCAAGGAGTACCTCGCGGACGGCACCCGGCTCACCGGCCTCGGGCTGATCCCGGTGAGCGTCGCCTTCTGGCTGCTCGCCGTCCCGCTGACGGTGCTGTTCTTCGACGTCGGAGCGTTCGGCGGCGAGGCCGCCCGCTCGACCGGCCTGATCCTCGCGGCCGCCTCCTTCGGGCTGCTGCCGTACGCCGTCACCCTCCTGCAGCTGCGGGTGTTCTTCGCCGCGAAGGACGCGCGGACGCCGTCCCTCGTCATGGTCGGCATCGTCGCCGTGCGCATCGTGCTGAGCCTCGGGTGCCTCCTGCTCCCCGCTCGGTACATCGTGCTCGGCCTTGCGGTGGCCAACAGCGTCGCCTTCCTGGTGGGCGCGGTGGTCGGCGACGTCGTCCTGCGGCGCCGCTTCGGCCGGCTCGGCACCGGCGCGG from Cumulibacter manganitolerans encodes:
- the murJ gene encoding murein biosynthesis integral membrane protein MurJ, which gives rise to MSQGGLLRSAGQVAAGTLMSRITGFARTLALAALLGSTLTNDAYNVANTLPNMVFELLLGGVLTSVIVPLLVRAEKDAEERGGDPNAYAQRLFTLATLGLTAATVVGMLASGLLVTMMGLGPSRPNHGTATLMAVLLLPQMIFYGIGALAGAVLNTRESYRAFAWAPVLNNIVVILVAVGMIWLRQDRAELSTTGVVVLSVGTTLGIVAQALVLIPSWRKAGFRWKWRTDFRGVGLGELRSLAGWVLAYVVIGQIGFIVATNVANVASARLTPGEQSKWTYAALLFQLPYGILGVSLLTALMPKMSRAARDHDWPRVKEYLADGTRLTGLGLIPVSVAFWLLAVPLTVLFFDVGAFGGEAARSTGLILAAASFGLLPYAVTLLQLRVFFAAKDARTPSLVMVGIVAVRIVLSLGCLLLPARYIVLGLAVANSVAFLVGAVVGDVVLRRRFGRLGTGAVLAQLVRITAAALVGVALATPVYLWLSTLLSGVDAWNLEGLTGVPLLSMSKLQIATVLAVAAAVGLVGFVAAGIGLRIPDLRRLVRR